From a region of the uncultured Desulfatiglans sp. genome:
- a CDS encoding transposase: protein MFLLVNIINYAIIPSVENGAYITFQGGEICLQKNLMKRLRLAQKVLSRICAKLVGFLNKYLDSPDFFHRHRLCEKYFSRNRKLPFSTVILFLMNFVRCSLQKELDGFFQLFPSSDRSERKVTASAFCRARRKISFEAFVDLNQRLHSFFYQSFPVRRWMGFRLLAVDGSTLRVPDNDETRKFFGVWHPAKTRKPCPLARVSLLYDVLNRITVHALMVPKGEGERSLAAKHVQNTGEGDLLLLDRGYPAYWLFALILNRGSQFLCRMKKDSDLVKEFLRSGKREAIVTLKPSPAAIKFCQEKNLSTNPLKVRVLRFTLKNRVKVVLLTSLLDKRQFPLAELKELYTKRWSVETAYSHLKCRIEMENFSGKSPLAVLQDFHARVLTANLTAMIVHPVQDLIEEQAKKHPERLRYQVNFTYALSSMKSNVVLLFARRHITKILRSLLSLLGKSLSIIRPGRKNPRKRGPKLKIAAMAYKPIA, encoded by the coding sequence ATGTTTTTACTTGTAAATATAATAAATTATGCTATTATACCCTCAGTAGAAAACGGGGCGTATATTACTTTTCAAGGAGGCGAGATATGTTTACAGAAAAATTTGATGAAAAGACTGCGGTTGGCACAGAAGGTGCTTTCCAGAATTTGTGCCAAACTTGTCGGATTTCTCAATAAATATCTTGACTCTCCTGATTTTTTTCACCGACATCGTCTGTGTGAAAAATATTTTTCTCGCAATCGTAAACTCCCCTTCAGCACCGTAATACTTTTCCTCATGAATTTCGTCCGCTGCTCCTTACAAAAGGAACTTGACGGGTTCTTTCAACTTTTTCCGTCTTCCGATCGCTCCGAAAGAAAGGTTACCGCTAGCGCGTTCTGTCGAGCCAGACGCAAAATTTCTTTCGAGGCTTTTGTTGATCTGAATCAGAGACTGCACTCCTTCTTTTATCAGTCCTTCCCTGTTCGGCGCTGGATGGGATTTCGTCTGCTGGCTGTCGACGGATCTACCTTGCGTGTCCCTGACAACGATGAGACCAGAAAGTTCTTTGGCGTTTGGCATCCCGCCAAAACCCGGAAACCCTGCCCTTTGGCCAGGGTCTCGTTGCTCTACGACGTCTTGAATCGTATCACCGTTCATGCACTCATGGTTCCTAAAGGGGAAGGTGAACGCTCATTAGCCGCTAAACACGTGCAGAATACCGGTGAAGGCGACCTTCTTCTTCTCGACCGGGGATACCCCGCATACTGGCTTTTTGCCCTGATCCTCAACCGGGGCTCTCAATTCCTTTGTAGGATGAAAAAGGATTCAGATCTTGTCAAAGAATTCCTCCGCTCCGGAAAGCGCGAGGCTATCGTCACCCTTAAACCGTCGCCCGCCGCCATAAAATTCTGCCAAGAGAAGAACTTGAGCACCAACCCCCTGAAAGTTCGCGTCCTCCGGTTCACATTGAAAAACAGGGTAAAGGTCGTTCTTTTGACTTCCCTCCTTGACAAACGCCAATTTCCTTTGGCTGAGCTCAAAGAGCTCTACACCAAGCGCTGGTCTGTGGAGACCGCCTACAGCCATCTCAAATGCCGCATCGAAATGGAGAACTTCTCGGGAAAATCTCCCCTCGCTGTCCTCCAGGATTTCCACGCGAGAGTTTTGACAGCCAACCTGACTGCCATGATCGTTCATCCAGTTCAAGATCTTATTGAGGAGCAGGCCAAAAAGCATCCCGAACGACTCAGGTACCAGGTCAACTTCACCTATGCGCTTTCGTCTATGAAAAGCAACGTCGTGCTCCTCTTTGCCCGGCGACACATCACAAAAATCCTTCGAAGCCTCCTCTCGCTCCTCGGTAAGTCTTTATCGATTATACGACCAGGCCGGAAGAATCCCAGAAAGAGAGGGCCGAAACTGAAAATTGCCGCTATGGCCTACAAGCCCATAGCTTAA
- a CDS encoding Efflux transporter, RND family, MFP subunit — translation MKRLLLPLLLSLFCQGCSDGPQAPSAAPPPVPVTVSISTKKEMPLVLDAPAQVEPVRTVSILSRVTGQLEKIGFGEGQNVAKGEVLFTIDSKPFVEKIREAESRLAMHRANLEFQRAEARRYAGMVGEGTVSESDIEKTRADAMATEALIRADAACLAQARLDLSYCTIRAPFAGRTGSRLVHEGAIVEANTTVLTVINQMTPIHVRFAVPERHLTTIRHYMEQHPLEVLAFTDGASKTPLSGRLVFIDNAIDAATGMIALKAEFENADQILWPGQYVQARLVLDLQKDALTVPLNAVMSGQQGFYLFVVRQDNTAEVRAVDVDRRIGGEAVLSSGLEGGEAVVLTGQNKLQEGFKVRIVEGPQR, via the coding sequence GTGAAACGCCTCCTGCTTCCTCTGCTTCTCTCGCTGTTCTGCCAAGGCTGTTCGGATGGCCCCCAGGCCCCGTCGGCGGCCCCTCCTCCCGTTCCCGTCACCGTGTCGATCTCGACCAAAAAGGAAATGCCTCTCGTACTGGACGCCCCCGCTCAAGTGGAGCCCGTCCGGACCGTCTCCATCCTCAGCCGGGTCACGGGGCAGCTCGAAAAAATCGGATTCGGTGAGGGGCAGAACGTCGCAAAGGGCGAGGTCCTCTTTACGATCGACTCGAAGCCTTTTGTCGAGAAGATCCGCGAGGCCGAGTCGCGGCTCGCCATGCACCGCGCGAACCTCGAATTCCAACGCGCCGAGGCGCGGCGTTATGCCGGCATGGTCGGCGAAGGCACGGTTTCGGAATCCGACATCGAAAAGACCCGCGCCGATGCGATGGCCACCGAGGCCCTGATCCGGGCCGATGCGGCATGCCTGGCGCAGGCCAGGCTCGATTTGTCCTACTGCACCATCCGGGCGCCTTTTGCCGGCCGGACCGGCAGCCGGCTCGTGCACGAGGGAGCTATCGTGGAGGCCAACACGACCGTCCTGACGGTGATCAACCAGATGACCCCTATCCATGTTCGATTCGCGGTGCCCGAAAGGCACCTCACCACCATTCGGCACTATATGGAGCAACACCCTCTCGAGGTCCTGGCCTTCACAGACGGGGCGTCGAAAACGCCCCTTTCCGGCCGGCTCGTTTTCATCGACAACGCGATCGACGCGGCAACCGGGATGATCGCCCTGAAGGCGGAGTTCGAAAATGCGGACCAGATCCTCTGGCCGGGTCAATACGTTCAGGCCCGCCTCGTTCTGGATCTTCAGAAAGACGCCTTGACGGTGCCGCTGAATGCGGTCATGAGCGGCCAGCAAGGGTTCTACCTGTTTGTGGTGCGCCAGGACAACACCGCAGAAGTGCGGGCGGTGGACGTGGATCGACGGATCGGCGGCGAGGCGGTCCTATCCAGTGGACTCGAAGGCGGTGAAGCGGTTGTCCTGACCGGCCAGAACAAGCTGCAGGAAGGCTTCAAGGTCAGGATCGTCGAGGGGCCTCAGCGCTAA
- the folD gene encoding Bifunctional protein FolD (Includes: Methylenetetrahydrofolate dehydrogenase; Methenyltetrahydrofolate cyclohydrolase) — protein MTAKLIKGTEIREQILKEIEEEVKQIKEKHGVVPGLVTILVGENPASISYVTLKIQTAHRVGFKEVQDSQPVDISEADLLALIDKYNKDDSINGILVQLPLPKHINEKKVLNAIDPDKDVDGFHPVNVGRLMIGGDEVKFPPCTPAGIQEMIVRAGVETSGAEVVVVGRSNIVGKPIANMMLQKGPGANSTVTIVHTRTKDIASHCKRADILIVAAGVPGLVKPEWIKPGSCVIDVGVNRVGETISEKTGKKVAILRGDVDFDKAKEIAGYITPVPGGVGPMTITMLMKNTLKSLKFQLGIA, from the coding sequence ATGACCGCCAAATTAATCAAGGGGACCGAAATCAGGGAGCAAATCCTCAAGGAAATCGAGGAAGAGGTCAAACAGATCAAGGAGAAGCATGGCGTCGTACCGGGGCTCGTGACTATCCTGGTGGGTGAAAACCCGGCTTCTATTTCCTATGTCACGCTCAAGATCCAGACGGCCCATCGCGTGGGCTTTAAAGAGGTCCAGGACAGCCAGCCGGTGGACATTTCCGAAGCCGACCTGCTCGCTCTCATCGACAAGTACAACAAGGACGATTCGATCAACGGCATCCTGGTGCAATTGCCCCTGCCCAAACACATCAACGAGAAGAAGGTCCTCAACGCCATCGACCCGGACAAGGATGTGGACGGCTTCCATCCCGTCAACGTCGGCCGGCTCATGATCGGTGGCGACGAAGTCAAGTTCCCGCCCTGCACCCCGGCAGGCATTCAGGAGATGATCGTCCGGGCGGGTGTCGAAACCAGCGGCGCCGAGGTCGTGGTGGTCGGCCGCTCCAACATCGTTGGCAAACCCATCGCCAACATGATGCTCCAGAAAGGCCCCGGGGCCAACTCCACAGTGACGATCGTTCACACACGCACCAAAGACATCGCGTCCCACTGCAAACGGGCCGATATCCTGATCGTGGCCGCAGGCGTCCCCGGACTGGTCAAGCCCGAATGGATCAAACCCGGCTCCTGTGTCATCGATGTCGGCGTCAACCGGGTCGGTGAGACCATCAGTGAAAAAACCGGCAAGAAGGTGGCCATCCTGCGCGGCGACGTCGATTTCGACAAGGCGAAGGAAATCGCGGGCTACATCACCCCCGTCCCGGGCGGCGTCGGCCCCATGACCATTACGATGCTGATGAAAAACACTTTGAAATCCCTGAAGTTCCAGCTCGGCATCGCCTGA
- a CDS encoding hypothetical protein (Evidence 5 : Unknown function) has protein sequence MDLWRKIGVGIVMMVPSFVGGGLLYSWTHSWFVVWGWVIVMAILAGSIMGGKFLRKKEGEYA, from the coding sequence ATGGATCTCTGGAGAAAAATCGGTGTCGGAATCGTGATGATGGTCCCTTCTTTTGTGGGAGGAGGCCTTTTGTACAGCTGGACGCATTCCTGGTTCGTGGTCTGGGGCTGGGTGATCGTCATGGCGATTTTGGCCGGCTCCATCATGGGCGGGAAATTTCTGCGGAAGAAGGAAGGCGAATACGCATAG
- a CDS encoding hypothetical protein (Evidence 5 : Unknown function), with translation MSGSSFVLDQADQCTGALRLEHPAFSAEQKVSFFYLQCRECGAVIDMQEDEKKGSPNEPSKKVSHFYRKRPGEMLHHKKGLWLAAVTLKFFWSGRQDLNLRHLAPKASALPDCATPRGLEMP, from the coding sequence ATGAGCGGATCGAGTTTTGTATTGGACCAAGCTGATCAGTGCACAGGCGCCTTGCGGCTTGAGCATCCGGCGTTCTCAGCCGAGCAAAAGGTCAGTTTCTTCTATCTTCAATGTCGGGAATGCGGTGCGGTGATCGACATGCAAGAGGATGAGAAGAAAGGATCGCCCAATGAACCGTCAAAAAAAGTGTCTCATTTTTATAGAAAGCGCCCCGGTGAGATGCTCCATCACAAAAAAGGGCTATGGCTTGCGGCCGTAACCCTGAAATTTTTCTGGTCGGGGCGGCAGGATTTGAACCTGCGACACCTTGCTCCCAAAGCAAGTGCGCTGCCAGACTGCGCCACGCCCCGTGGGTTGGAGATGCCGTAA
- a CDS encoding conserved exported hypothetical protein (Evidence 4 : Unknown function but conserved in other organisms), which translates to MKSVAMKRVFFIVLMVFLTNFFHIQTWAETSLLTKAAVLKQNLLNSGYQVLGDLNYENYVELNFMKLYCQGLIDSCNGNNVTNRYLTAVVPPLPGQAPTLLPVIFRIRRNEAVVLIGPTPPPCDYFSYASFLFSRYEEGWGPADAHKIFSSFGDPINRFTIKTFGGEFNSNIVLIFTADRKTNEAIRAAAIRAGFLGRVNTSVIPSSLLKTNDALDETTDQIIIGQRTALWKDGTSDGGGYLENPGVVVFRVTPPNDSHDPFPTPPQVVRGTGQTEFDLAPAVDGLRRAILDTYPGQSAQELTTDQWIKQSPLALQTLTNTLGDSSDAAYLMTQEFFKLSEDPDDFLVIYGVNHQKSGKATYHNFSIYQAYKYCGIATGFDHCYSPDCFSFAGSASSYLPYGPPSEVDKLYAIKVARHCDGEPYCMEVPIAGCGEGTQIDDEMFVAFRAYVEPGTKTGPSYTELLFDRVIHFTAPKPSLELLSKTVESDYPGPAEVSFWVSSGAPVRWEAEIEYPDDVSGAKIEPNQGEISAVDEKVSFYVTGAHPGSYHIKITVKDGQSRFAANEVIVVLNQP; encoded by the coding sequence ATGAAAAGCGTTGCGATGAAGAGAGTATTTTTTATTGTACTTATGGTTTTCCTTACAAATTTTTTTCATATTCAGACATGGGCTGAGACTTCTCTGCTGACAAAGGCGGCTGTTCTGAAACAAAACCTGCTGAACAGCGGTTATCAGGTGTTGGGAGACCTGAATTATGAAAACTATGTAGAGCTCAATTTTATGAAGCTCTATTGCCAAGGGCTCATCGACTCCTGCAACGGCAACAACGTCACCAATCGTTACCTCACAGCGGTGGTTCCGCCTCTGCCGGGACAAGCCCCGACACTTTTACCCGTTATATTTCGCATTCGGAGGAATGAGGCGGTCGTTCTCATCGGGCCGACGCCTCCCCCGTGCGACTACTTCAGCTATGCCAGCTTTCTATTTTCCCGCTACGAGGAGGGATGGGGCCCGGCGGACGCCCACAAGATATTCTCGAGCTTCGGAGATCCCATTAATCGATTCACCATCAAGACATTCGGGGGAGAGTTCAACAGCAATATCGTCCTTATCTTCACCGCCGACAGGAAAACAAACGAGGCCATCCGTGCCGCGGCCATCCGCGCAGGCTTCCTCGGCCGGGTCAACACTTCTGTCATCCCGTCGAGTCTTCTCAAAACCAATGATGCCCTGGATGAGACCACGGACCAGATCATCATCGGTCAGCGCACGGCCTTGTGGAAGGATGGCACAAGCGATGGTGGAGGCTACCTCGAAAACCCGGGGGTCGTGGTGTTCCGCGTTACGCCCCCGAATGATTCTCACGATCCATTTCCCACCCCACCCCAAGTGGTCCGGGGCACCGGCCAAACGGAATTCGACCTCGCCCCGGCAGTGGACGGGCTCCGAAGGGCCATCCTGGACACTTACCCAGGCCAATCCGCTCAGGAGTTGACGACGGATCAATGGATCAAGCAAAGCCCCCTCGCGCTCCAAACCTTGACAAACACCTTGGGGGACAGCAGTGATGCCGCCTATTTGATGACTCAGGAATTCTTCAAGCTCTCGGAGGACCCGGATGACTTTCTCGTCATTTACGGCGTCAACCATCAAAAGAGCGGAAAGGCCACCTACCACAACTTCAGTATTTACCAGGCATATAAGTACTGCGGGATAGCAACCGGATTCGATCATTGTTATTCCCCGGACTGTTTCAGTTTCGCAGGCAGCGCCAGCTCTTATCTCCCATATGGCCCCCCCAGTGAAGTCGATAAACTTTACGCCATCAAAGTGGCACGCCACTGCGACGGTGAACCTTACTGTATGGAGGTCCCCATCGCTGGATGCGGTGAGGGGACGCAAATCGATGATGAGATGTTTGTCGCGTTCAGGGCGTATGTAGAGCCCGGCACAAAGACCGGCCCGAGCTATACCGAACTGCTGTTTGACCGGGTGATCCATTTTACGGCACCCAAGCCTTCGCTGGAGTTGCTCTCCAAGACTGTCGAGAGCGATTACCCCGGGCCTGCAGAAGTCTCGTTTTGGGTCTCTTCCGGAGCACCGGTTCGCTGGGAAGCAGAGATCGAATACCCGGATGATGTCAGCGGCGCGAAGATAGAACCGAATCAGGGAGAGATATCCGCCGTAGACGAGAAGGTTTCCTTCTACGTCACGGGGGCTCACCCGGGCTCCTACCACATAAAGATCACCGTAAAGGACGGGCAGAGCAGGTTTGCAGCCAATGAAGTAATCGTCGTCCTGAATCAACCCTAG